In Haliaeetus albicilla chromosome 12, bHalAlb1.1, whole genome shotgun sequence, a genomic segment contains:
- the LOC138688282 gene encoding protein shisa-like-1 has protein sequence MGRDGGGSRRGCGFCLCRSQSCHCPGSAGKMLGGLLLWLLLATALCPGLLGTVSVQNLHLCEGYASPDGRYHPGFYCPRLTDPAGHRYCCRASPRALKSCCSQLALEAITGVNLSSLASPGLLRNPLALPFVGLYGLLVLLLMAVDLFHFYRTRRCRLGRLLPRACRPPCRPPGRRQPRSRPPCGRRAPGGLSPPPPGRAC, from the exons ATGGGCCGTGATGGAGGCGGGAGCAGGAGGGGCTGTGGTTTCTGCCTCTGCCGGAGCCAGAGCTGCCACTGCCCAGGGTCGGCCGGGAAGATGCTGGGTGGGCTCCTACTCTGGCTGCTCCTCGCCACGGCTCTGTGCCCTGGCCTCCTCGGGACAG TGTCGGTGCAGAATCTGCACCTCTGCGAGGGCTACGCAAGCCCCGACGGCCGCTACCACCCTGGCTTCTACTGCCCGCGGCTGACTGACCCGGCCGGCCACCGCTACTGCTGCCGTGCCAGCCCGCGCGCCCTCAAGTCCTGCTGCTCTCAGCTGGCCCTGGAGGCCATCACCGGGGTGAACCTCTCCAGCCTGGCCAGTCCAGGCCTTCTCCG GAACCCGCTGGCTCTGCCCTTTGTGGGGCTCTACGggctcctcgtcctcctcctcaTGGCTGTTGACCTCTTCCACTTCTACCGGacccgccgctgccgcctcGGCCGCCTCCTGCCCCGCGCCTGTCGCCCGCCTTGCAGACCCCCGGGGAGGCgccagccccgctcccggccGCCCTGCGGCCGCCGCGCCCCCGGGGGGCTctcgccgccgccccccggccgaGCCTGCTGA